The DNA sequence GTCTGGGTGGGGACGACCAGGGTGCCGTCCGGGCCGAGTGCGTCGAGCAGTCCCTGGACGACCGCGACGGCGCCTCCGCAGACCCAGCCGAGGGCGCTGAGCGAGGAGTGCACGAGGAGGGTTTCACCGGTTTGGACGCCCAGCTCGCGCAGTTGTTCCGCGAGGGTGTCCCGAGTGACAAGAGGGCCGGTCGGAGGGGGTGTCGACATGTTTCGGGAGTGTCCCGCAGGGAGCCTCGCGGCGCCAGCGATTTGATCGATCAATGATCGTTTCCGCAGGTCAGATTAGGTATGCCTAAGTGACGCAGGGCACCCGCAGGGTGTCCGGCCGTGGCTTGCCTGCCCTTGAGGAATTACGCAACAATGGCGTTGTGAAATACGTCGGCGAGGCTCGGGAGGCCCCCATGGGAACTCCTCAGGAGGAGCTCACGACCGGGGAGCGCTCCACGCGCAACCGGGTCGCGCGGTCCATCCTGGACCACGGGCCGTCGACCGTCGCAGAGCTGGCCGGCCGGCTGGGACTCACCCAGGCCGCCGTACGCAGGCATCTGGACGCGCTGGTCGCGGACGATGTCGTGGAGGCCCGGGAACAGCGGGTGTACGGCACGCGCACGCGTGGCCGTCCCGCCAAGGTCTTCGCGCTCACCGACTGCGGCCGTGACGCCTTCGACCAGTCGTACGACAAGCTCGCCGCGGACGCCCTCAAGTGGATCGCCGAGCGCGAGGGCGGGAGCGAGGCGGTCGCCGCCTTCGCCCGCGCCCGGATCGCCGCTCAGGCGAGTGCGTACCGCAAGGCGATCGAGGCCGTCAGCCCGGACGAGCGCACCGAAGCCCTGGCCAAGGCCTTGAGCGTCGACGGGTACGCTGCTACGGCGCGCAGCGCACCCCTCCCTCAAAAAGGCGAGCAGCTCTGCCAGCACCACTGCCCGGTGGCCCATGTCGCGGAGCAGTTCCCCCAGCTGTGCGAGGCGGAGACGGAGATCTTCGCCGACCTGCTCGGAACGCATGTCCAGCGACTGGCGACCATCGCGCACGGCGACGGCGTCTGCACGACGTTCATCCCAAAGATTTCCCACACCACCGATAACGCATCTGCAAGCAAGGCCGGGAGGAACCCCGCATGACTCTCCCCATCGAGGAGACTGCCCACCCTGAGCTCGAGGGTCTGGGCAAGTACGAATACGGCTGGGCCGACTCCGACGAAGCCGGCGCCTCTGCGAAGCGTGGTCTGAGCGAGGACGTCGTCCGTGACATCTCCGCGAAGAAGAACGAGCCGGACTGGATGACCAAGCTCCGTCTCAAGGGTCTGCGGCTGTTCGACAAGAAGCCCATGCCGAACTGGGGCTCGGACCTCTCGGGCATCGACTTCGACAACATCAAGTACTTCGTGCGTTCCACGGAGAAGCAGGCGGAGTCCTGGGAGGACCTGCCCGAGGACATCAAGAACACGTACGACAAGCTCGGCATCCCCGAGGCGGAGAAGCAGCGCCTCGTCGCCGGTGTCGCGGCCCAGTACGAGTCCGAGGTCGTCTACCACCAGATCCGCGAGGACCTGGAGGAGCAGGGCGTCATCTTCCTGGACACCGACACGGCCCTGAAGGAGCACCCGGAGCTCTTCAAGGAGTACTTCGGCACCGTCATCCCGGTCGGTGACAACAAGTTCGCGTCGCTGAACACCGCCGTGTGGTCGGGCGGCTCCTTCATCTACGTGCCGAAGGGCGTGCACGTCGAGATCCCGCTCCAGGCCTACTTCCGTATCAACACGGAGAACATGGGCCAGTTCGAGCGGACGCTGATCATCGTCGACGAGGACGCCTACGTCCACTACGTCGAGGGCTGCACCGCGCCGATCTACAAGTCGGACTCCCTGCACTCCGCGGTGGTCGAGATCATCGTGAAGAAGGGCGCCCGCTGCCGCTACACGACCATCCAGAACTGGTCGAACAACGTCTACAACCTGGTCACCAAGCGCGCCGTCGCCTACGAGGGCGCGACCATGGAGTGGATCGACGGCAACATCGGCTCCAAGGTGACGATGAAGTACCCGGCCGTCTACCTGATGGGCGAGCACGCCAAGGGCGAGACCCTGTCCATCGCCTTCGCGGGCGAGGGGCAGCACCAGGACGCCGGCTCCAAGATGGTCCACATGGCGCCGAACACCTCCTCCAACATCGTGTCGAAGTCCGTGGCGCGTGGCGGCGGCCGTACCTCGTACCGCGGTCTGGTCGAGATCGGCGAGGGCGCCCACGGCTCGAAGTCCAACGTGCTGTGCGACGCGCTGCTCGTCGACACCATCTCCCGCTCCGACACGTACCCCTACGTGGACGTCCGTGAGGACGACGTGTCCATGGGCCACGAGGCGACCGTCTCCAAGGTCTCCGAGGACCAGCTCTTCTACCTGATGAGCCGCGGTCTGAGCGAGTTCGAGGCGATGGCGATGATCGTGCGCGGCTTCGTCGAGCCGATCGCCAAGGAGCTGCCCATGGAGTACGCCCTTGAGCTCAACCGGCTGATCGAGCTGCAGATGGAAGGCGCGGTCGGTTAAGACCGGGTCCTCTGCAAAGCAGCTAGCGAAATCTGACGTAGGAAGAGAGCAGACCGACAGCCATGGCTGAGGCTCAGAACATCCCGGTGGGGTCCACCACCGCCGGCGCGGTGGCCGTTGCCGCCGAGTCGACCGTCGCCACGCGCATGAGCGCGCCCCCGTCCTTCGACGTGGCGGACTTCCCGGTCCCGCACGGCCGCGAGGAGGAGTGGCGGTTCACCCCGCTGGAGCGCCTGCGCGGGCTGCACGACGGCACCGCCGTGGCGACCGGCGACGGCCTGCAGGTCACCGTCGAGGCCCCCGAGGGCGTCACCGTCGAGACCGTCGGCCGTGACGACGCGCGCCTCGGCAAGGCGGGCATGCCCGTGGACCGCGTCGCCGCGCAGGCCTACTCGGCGTTCGAGAAGGCCGGCGTGATCACCGTCCCCAAGGAGACGGTCCTCACCGAGCCGATCCGCATCGCCGTGCACGGCGAGGGCGGGGTCGCCTACGGTCACCAGATCGTGGAGCTCGGAGCCTTCGCCGAGGCCGTCGTCGTCATCGACCACACCGGTGACGCGGTGCTCGCCGCCAACGTCGACTACATCCTGGGCGACGGCGCCAAGCTCACCGTCGTCTCCGTCCAGGACTGGGACGACAAGGCCGTGCACGTGGGCCAGCACAACGCGCTGATCGGCCGGGACGCCACCTTCAAGTCCTTCGTGGTCACCTTCGGCGGCGACCTCGTACGCCTCCACCCGCGCGTCGCGTACGCCGGCACCGGCGGCGAGGCCGAGCTCTTCGGCCTCTACTTCACGGACGCCGGCCAGCACCAGGAGCACCGCCTCCTGGTCGACCACAACACCCCTCACTGCAAGTCGAACGTCGCCTACAAGGGCGCGCTCCAGGGCGAGGACGCGCACGCCGTGTGGATCGGCGACGTGCTGATCGAGGCCAGGGCCGAGGGCACGGACACCTACGAGATGAACCGCAACCTGGTTCTGACCGACGGTGCCCGCGTCGACTCCGTGCCGAACCTGGAGATCGAGACCGGCGAGATCGTCGGCGCCGGCCACGCCTCGGCGACCGGCCGCTTCGACGACGAGCAGCTCTTCTACCTGATGGCCCGCGGCATCCCGGCCGATGAGGCCCGTCGCCTGGTGGTGCGCGGCTTCTTCGCCGAGCTCGTCCAGCAGATCGGCGTCGACGACATCGAAGAGCGCCTCCTCGTGAAGATCGACGAGGAGCTGGAGGCCACGGTCTGATGGCTTTCGTACGCGCCTGCGGGCTGAGCGAGCTGGAGGAGGACACCCCGAAGCGGGTGGAACTCGACGGCACGCCGGTCTCGGTCGTGCAGACCGAGGGTGAGGTGTTCGCGATCCACGACATCTGCTCCCACGCGAACGTCTCCCTCTCCGAGGGCGAGGTGGAGG is a window from the Streptomyces sp. NBC_00299 genome containing:
- the sufB gene encoding Fe-S cluster assembly protein SufB, producing MTLPIEETAHPELEGLGKYEYGWADSDEAGASAKRGLSEDVVRDISAKKNEPDWMTKLRLKGLRLFDKKPMPNWGSDLSGIDFDNIKYFVRSTEKQAESWEDLPEDIKNTYDKLGIPEAEKQRLVAGVAAQYESEVVYHQIREDLEEQGVIFLDTDTALKEHPELFKEYFGTVIPVGDNKFASLNTAVWSGGSFIYVPKGVHVEIPLQAYFRINTENMGQFERTLIIVDEDAYVHYVEGCTAPIYKSDSLHSAVVEIIVKKGARCRYTTIQNWSNNVYNLVTKRAVAYEGATMEWIDGNIGSKVTMKYPAVYLMGEHAKGETLSIAFAGEGQHQDAGSKMVHMAPNTSSNIVSKSVARGGGRTSYRGLVEIGEGAHGSKSNVLCDALLVDTISRSDTYPYVDVREDDVSMGHEATVSKVSEDQLFYLMSRGLSEFEAMAMIVRGFVEPIAKELPMEYALELNRLIELQMEGAVG
- the sufD gene encoding Fe-S cluster assembly protein SufD — its product is MAEAQNIPVGSTTAGAVAVAAESTVATRMSAPPSFDVADFPVPHGREEEWRFTPLERLRGLHDGTAVATGDGLQVTVEAPEGVTVETVGRDDARLGKAGMPVDRVAAQAYSAFEKAGVITVPKETVLTEPIRIAVHGEGGVAYGHQIVELGAFAEAVVVIDHTGDAVLAANVDYILGDGAKLTVVSVQDWDDKAVHVGQHNALIGRDATFKSFVVTFGGDLVRLHPRVAYAGTGGEAELFGLYFTDAGQHQEHRLLVDHNTPHCKSNVAYKGALQGEDAHAVWIGDVLIEARAEGTDTYEMNRNLVLTDGARVDSVPNLEIETGEIVGAGHASATGRFDDEQLFYLMARGIPADEARRLVVRGFFAELVQQIGVDDIEERLLVKIDEELEATV
- a CDS encoding helix-turn-helix transcriptional regulator; protein product: MKYVGEAREAPMGTPQEELTTGERSTRNRVARSILDHGPSTVAELAGRLGLTQAAVRRHLDALVADDVVEAREQRVYGTRTRGRPAKVFALTDCGRDAFDQSYDKLAADALKWIAEREGGSEAVAAFARARIAAQASAYRKAIEAVSPDERTEALAKALSVDGYAATARSAPLPQKGEQLCQHHCPVAHVAEQFPQLCEAETEIFADLLGTHVQRLATIAHGDGVCTTFIPKISHTTDNASASKAGRNPA
- a CDS encoding non-heme iron oxygenase ferredoxin subunit, giving the protein MAFVRACGLSELEEDTPKRVELDGTPVSVVQTEGEVFAIHDICSHANVSLSEGEVEDCQIECWLHGSSFDLRTGKPSGLPATRPVPVYPVKIEGDDVLVSLTQES